The Salvia miltiorrhiza cultivar Shanhuang (shh) chromosome 2, IMPLAD_Smil_shh, whole genome shotgun sequence DNA window GTGTTTCCAGTTTGAGAGGTCAGGGATATGATGGTGCAAGTAACATGAGAGGTGAGTTCAATGGGTTGAAAAGTTTGATACTTAAGAGGAGTCCTAGTGATTATTATGTTCATTGTTTTGCTCATCAACTTCAACTCAcaattgttgttgttgctaAAAAACATACAAGTATTGGGTCATTTTTTAATACTGTCACACGATTATGCAATGTTGTTGGTGGTTCTTGTAAGCGCAGAGATATGCTTTGCGAGAATCAAAGAGAAAAAATCATTGAAGGTATTGCAAATGGTGAAATTAAGAAAAAGATGATTAAATCAAGAGATGGAATTGAAGCGGCCCGGGGATACTCGTTGGAGTTCTCATTATGGTACTCTTATCAACCTAATGCATTTGTTTTCTTCTATTATTGATGTTCTTGAGTATGTTGGGAATAATGGAAATGATGATGCACAGAGGGCTGAAGCCATTGATTTGTTAGAAGTTATGAATCACTTTGAGTTTGTCTTTGTGTTACATATTATGAGGCAAATCTTGGGAATCACACATGAACTATCTCAAGTGCTACAAAGAAAGGATCAAGATATTGTTAATGCTATGAATCTTGTTAAGGTGGAAAAAACATGTTTGCAAGCAATGAGAGATGATGGTTGGGAGATTTTGTTGAAAAAATGACCAATCTCCATCATTATCGAGTTGAGTTATTTTATTCTGTGATCGACATGCAAGTTCTAGAGTTAAATCAACATTTTGATGAAGTCAACACAGAGTTACTTTTATGCATGGCATGCTTGGATTCTAGAGATTCATTTTCTGCATTTGATGTCAAGAAGCTGGTTCGCCTTGCAAAGCTTTACCCATCTGAATTTTCTGAAGTAACTTTGCATGAACTTGAAAGTCAGCTAGATAACTTTATTTTTGATGTGCGCTTAGATGAAAAGTTCTCAGAATTATCAGGGATTGGAGGTCTGGCTCAAAAGATAGTTTCTACAAGAAAGCATGTATGAAGTTTTTCCGTTAGTTTATCTGTTAATCAAGTTGTCATTGGTTCTACCAGCTGCTACTGCTACAGTAGAAAGAGCTTTTTCAGCTATGAAGTTCATAAAGAGTGCTCTACGCAATCGTATGGGAGATAAGTTGTTGAATGATTGTCTGATATCTTACATCGAAAAGGATGTATTTGTAAATGTTACCAATGAAGCGATTATGCAGCGGTTTCAAAACATGAAAAATAGAAGGGAAATGCTATAATGGTaggaaatttatttttacttttgtaATATTATGGTGCAACTAAAGCACGAttgtgattttattgaaattttgtTATTTGTTCGGAGTCttctatattatttttatgatcttattatattatgattattatttggCCCTCCCAGACTATAAAGTCTGGCTACGTCACTGGGAAGAAGCATGAGATTATCCCGGCAATGAGAAGCTAAGACACCCAACTCCAAAATATTTCTCTTGCCTAAACTAACAGCATCACATGCTCGCTTGCTATCCGACTCCACGAAACCACGTGTAAATCCCAGCGCTTTGAGCCAAGAGAGCACCCCCTTGATGCTGATGAGTTCTCATTCTTCCACGCTGCGGGCACCAGGCATCTTCATGCTTTTACCGAGCATAAATCCTCCCTCATGATTACGTATAACAAGCCCAATGCCCATAGAGTGATCCTCCTTGAAAAAGGCGGTGTCAACGTCA harbors:
- the LOC131007950 gene encoding uncharacterized protein LOC131007950, with the translated sequence MACLDSRDSFSAFDVKKLVRLAKLYPSEFSEVTLHELESQLDNFIFDVRLDEKFSELSGIGAATATVERAFSAMKFIKSALRNRMGDKLLNDCLISYIEKDVFTIKSGYVTGKKHEIIPAMRS